A genomic stretch from Caulobacter sp. FWC2 includes:
- the dinB gene encoding DNA polymerase IV, translated as MQDARKIIHIDMDAFYASVEQRDDPSLRGRPLAVGHGARRGVVAAASYEARKFGVRSAMPSTTALAKCPQLIFVPPRFEVYKAVSRQIHAIFADYTDLIEPLSLDEAYLDVTANRRGLATATDTALEIRARILETTGLTASAGISYNKFLSKLASDQRKPNGQFVVPPGKGEAFVQSLPIGRFHGVGAVTEAKMKSLDIHTGQDLHRQSLTFLQHHFGKSGPWYYAIARGEDHRRVNPDRVRKSSGSETTFEQDQIAPEPIEAGVLAMADDVWAWCEKTGARARTVTVKIKWADFQQTTRSRSLPSPIADHQTLRRTSLDLIRSVYPPRLGVRLVGVTLSNFDQAIALKDEQLGLALDSALVGEPVAPVAVHA; from the coding sequence ATGCAGGACGCGCGCAAGATCATCCATATCGACATGGACGCCTTCTATGCGTCGGTCGAACAGCGTGATGATCCTAGCCTTCGCGGACGTCCGCTCGCGGTCGGCCACGGGGCTCGCCGAGGCGTGGTCGCCGCCGCCAGCTACGAGGCGCGCAAGTTTGGTGTCCGTTCGGCCATGCCTTCGACCACGGCCTTGGCCAAGTGTCCGCAGCTCATCTTCGTGCCGCCACGCTTTGAGGTCTACAAGGCCGTGTCACGACAGATCCATGCGATCTTCGCCGACTACACCGACCTGATCGAACCGCTGTCTCTGGATGAGGCCTATCTCGACGTCACCGCCAATCGTCGGGGCCTGGCGACCGCCACGGACACGGCGCTTGAGATCCGGGCTCGGATCCTTGAAACCACCGGCCTGACGGCCTCGGCCGGGATCTCCTACAACAAGTTCCTGTCCAAGCTCGCATCGGATCAAAGAAAGCCCAACGGCCAGTTCGTGGTCCCGCCCGGCAAGGGCGAGGCCTTCGTCCAGTCCCTGCCGATCGGACGCTTCCACGGCGTGGGCGCGGTCACCGAGGCCAAGATGAAGAGCCTAGACATCCACACCGGCCAGGACCTGCATCGCCAGAGCCTGACCTTCCTGCAGCACCATTTCGGCAAGTCCGGACCGTGGTACTACGCCATCGCCCGGGGCGAGGATCACCGACGGGTCAATCCCGACCGCGTGCGCAAGTCCTCGGGCTCGGAAACCACTTTTGAGCAGGACCAGATCGCGCCCGAACCGATCGAGGCAGGCGTGCTGGCCATGGCCGACGACGTATGGGCTTGGTGTGAGAAGACCGGCGCGCGGGCCCGCACCGTCACCGTGAAGATCAAGTGGGCCGATTTCCAGCAGACGACCCGCAGCCGCTCCCTGCCCTCGCCGATCGCCGACCACCAGACCCTGCGCCGCACGAGCTTGGATCTGATCCGTTCGGTCTACCCGCCGCGCCTGGGCGTTCGCCTGGTCGGCGTGACCTTGTCGAACTTCGACCAGGCCATCGCCCTGAAGGACGAACAGCTGGGCCTGGCGTTGGACAGCGCCTTGGTCGGCGAGCCGGTAGCGCCTGTCGCTGTTCACGCTTAA
- a CDS encoding 3'-5' exonuclease has product MSEPDLVAMAALLEASGQYRVLRKLGERPVLPVPEGEKVRVGLFVDVETTGLDTRRDEIIELAMIPFRYGLDGRVYEVMDPFHGYRQPARPIPAEITALTGIDDAMVEGQDIDPEAVAAFAAPAALVIAHNASFDRRLLERFSPVFQTKPWACSMSQIDWKSEGHEGVKLAYLAAGAGFFYDRHRATSDCAAAIELLARDLPKSGQPALARLLEQARTSSWRIWAENSPFAMKDKLKARGYRWSGDDAVPSRCWYVDVAEADKDAELLFLRQEIYGGDIDPLIRKIDAYDRFSDRC; this is encoded by the coding sequence ATGTCGGAGCCCGATCTTGTCGCGATGGCCGCGCTCCTGGAGGCGAGCGGCCAGTATCGGGTCCTGCGCAAGCTCGGCGAACGCCCGGTTCTGCCAGTTCCCGAAGGCGAAAAGGTCCGGGTCGGATTGTTCGTGGACGTCGAGACGACTGGACTGGACACCCGCCGTGACGAGATCATCGAACTGGCGATGATCCCGTTCCGCTACGGTCTTGATGGGCGGGTCTATGAGGTGATGGACCCCTTCCACGGCTATCGCCAGCCCGCGCGGCCCATTCCCGCCGAGATCACCGCCCTGACCGGGATCGACGACGCCATGGTCGAGGGGCAGGACATCGATCCCGAAGCGGTGGCGGCGTTCGCCGCGCCCGCCGCGCTGGTCATCGCTCACAACGCTAGCTTCGATCGCCGTCTCCTGGAGCGCTTCAGCCCCGTCTTCCAGACCAAGCCATGGGCGTGTTCGATGAGCCAGATCGACTGGAAGAGCGAAGGGCACGAAGGCGTCAAGTTGGCCTACCTCGCCGCCGGCGCGGGTTTTTTCTACGATCGCCATCGCGCCACCAGCGACTGCGCCGCGGCCATCGAGCTGCTGGCGCGCGATCTTCCCAAGAGCGGCCAGCCCGCCTTGGCGCGGCTCCTGGAGCAGGCGCGCACGTCAAGCTGGCGGATCTGGGCGGAGAACTCGCCTTTCGCCATGAAGGACAAGCTCAAGGCGCGAGGCTATCGCTGGAGTGGCGACGACGCCGTGCCTTCCCGCTGTTGGTACGTCGATGTCGCTGAGGCCGACAAGGACGCCGAGCTGCTGTTTCTGCGTCAGGAGATCTACGGCGGCGACATAGACCCGCTCATCCGCAAGATCGACGCCTACGACCGGTTCTCCGACCGCTGCTGA
- a CDS encoding MmcQ/YjbR family DNA-binding protein, which yields MTPDAFIAIASGLAMVKAKTVLGAVRFAVSGKTFATVGWPEAGWAVVKLAPADQRDLISASAGVAPEPGERGRKGVTLLHLRDVSEAAAKRVLIAAWQNALAPQHPVAKTG from the coding sequence ATGACGCCGGACGCCTTCATCGCCATCGCCAGCGGACTGGCCATGGTCAAGGCCAAGACCGTTCTGGGCGCCGTGCGTTTCGCCGTCAGCGGCAAGACGTTCGCCACGGTCGGATGGCCGGAAGCCGGCTGGGCCGTGGTCAAGCTGGCGCCCGCCGATCAGCGAGACCTGATCTCGGCCTCGGCCGGCGTCGCGCCTGAGCCGGGAGAACGGGGGCGCAAGGGGGTCACGCTGCTGCACCTGCGCGACGTCAGCGAGGCCGCAGCCAAGCGCGTGCTGATCGCCGCCTGGCAAAATGCCCTGGCGCCGCAGCACCCGGTCGCCAAGACCGGCTGA
- a CDS encoding S1/P1 nuclease, with protein MRSKLLAAALMTVAVLPGSALAWGRTGHVVVADIARGYLTPKAAAAVDALLAADTDALTTPDLGARASWADAWRKDHRQTTEWHFVDVELDHPDLPAACFGFPASETPASAGPEKDCVVGRLNAFEAELADPKTDAAERLLAFKFVLHFVGDLHQPLHAADNQDRGGNCVPLSLGGPRTTNLHSYWDTVAVEAIEADPEKLAAKLAAQITPAERKAWEKGDAKTWAIESFALAKSTVYTIGSKPGCASDTAPLPLPAGYDQTAEAAVALQLKKAGVRLALELNRALG; from the coding sequence ATGCGCTCGAAGCTCCTGGCCGCCGCCCTGATGACTGTCGCCGTCCTGCCTGGCTCGGCCTTGGCTTGGGGCCGCACGGGCCACGTCGTCGTCGCCGATATCGCCCGCGGCTACCTCACACCTAAGGCAGCTGCGGCCGTCGACGCCCTGCTGGCGGCCGACACAGACGCCCTGACCACGCCCGATCTCGGCGCACGCGCGTCCTGGGCCGACGCCTGGCGCAAGGACCACCGCCAGACCACCGAGTGGCATTTCGTCGACGTCGAGCTGGATCACCCCGACTTGCCCGCTGCCTGCTTTGGTTTTCCCGCCAGCGAAACACCGGCCAGCGCGGGACCCGAGAAGGACTGCGTGGTCGGCCGGCTGAACGCCTTCGAGGCCGAACTGGCCGACCCCAAAACCGACGCGGCTGAACGCCTGCTGGCCTTCAAGTTCGTGCTGCATTTCGTCGGCGACCTGCACCAGCCTCTGCACGCAGCCGACAACCAGGATCGCGGCGGCAATTGCGTGCCGCTCTCGCTGGGTGGGCCGCGCACGACCAACTTGCACAGCTATTGGGACACAGTCGCCGTCGAGGCCATCGAGGCCGACCCCGAGAAGCTGGCGGCCAAGCTCGCCGCCCAAATCACGCCGGCCGAGCGCAAGGCTTGGGAAAAGGGCGACGCCAAGACTTGGGCCATAGAGAGCTTCGCCCTGGCGAAGTCCACCGTCTACACGATCGGCTCCAAGCCGGGCTGCGCCAGCGACACCGCGCCGCTTCCTCTGCCCGCTGGTTACGACCAGACCGCAGAGGCCGCCGTCGCGCTCCAGCTGAAGAAAGCCGGCGTACGCTTGGCCCTGGAGCTCAACCGCGCGCTAGGCTAG
- a CDS encoding YhcG family protein, with protein sequence MADLIVRPEDYGAFLDALKTRVRSARLSAAVAVNQELIGLYWSIGHDIAERERRAGWGAKIITQLAADLQAAFPEMTGLSPRNLRYMRDFASAYPDPEFVQQVAAKLPWGHHIALLGARSDDERRFYVRQAVDQGWSRNVLTHQIQTDLFRRQGQAQTNFDATLPAPQSELAKALIKDPYAFDFLAMTPDMQERDLERGLLEQLRQLILELGKGFAFVGSQYPLEVGDQDYRLDLLFYHLRLRCFVVIELKVEAFKPEFAGKMNFYLSAVDDQLRHPTDQPSIGIILCQTRNETIVEYALRDSAKPMGVATYTVSTALPAPLEDALPTLDDLSRQLPAAMRLVHLRIEIEKELRRILGGGARPLSIVAMLNEIGDADLPTEDRRAISEALGSMNRAAHGVDIDEAQVEDAQASAEAFLTRIRKLSSRG encoded by the coding sequence ATGGCCGATCTGATCGTCCGACCCGAGGACTACGGGGCCTTTCTCGACGCCCTGAAAACCCGCGTCCGTTCGGCGCGCCTCAGCGCCGCCGTGGCGGTGAACCAGGAACTGATTGGCCTCTACTGGTCGATCGGCCACGACATCGCCGAGCGCGAGCGCCGCGCGGGCTGGGGGGCGAAGATCATCACCCAGCTTGCGGCGGATCTGCAGGCCGCCTTCCCGGAGATGACCGGACTGTCGCCGCGCAATCTGCGCTACATGCGCGATTTCGCGAGCGCCTATCCCGACCCAGAATTTGTGCAGCAGGTCGCTGCCAAATTGCCCTGGGGCCACCACATTGCCCTGCTTGGCGCGCGCAGCGACGATGAGCGGCGGTTCTACGTTCGCCAGGCCGTCGATCAGGGGTGGAGCCGCAATGTCCTTACCCACCAGATCCAGACCGACCTCTTCCGACGCCAGGGGCAGGCCCAGACCAATTTTGACGCCACCTTGCCGGCACCGCAATCGGAGCTGGCCAAGGCGCTGATCAAGGATCCCTACGCCTTCGACTTCCTGGCCATGACCCCGGACATGCAGGAACGCGACCTGGAACGAGGCCTGCTGGAGCAGTTGCGCCAGCTGATCCTGGAACTGGGCAAGGGCTTCGCCTTCGTGGGCAGTCAGTATCCGCTGGAGGTCGGCGATCAGGATTACCGCCTGGACCTGCTGTTCTATCACCTGCGCCTGCGCTGTTTCGTGGTGATCGAGCTGAAGGTCGAGGCCTTCAAGCCCGAATTCGCGGGCAAGATGAATTTCTATCTCTCCGCCGTGGACGACCAACTGCGCCACCCGACCGATCAGCCATCGATTGGCATCATCCTGTGCCAGACGCGCAATGAGACGATCGTCGAGTACGCCTTGCGCGACAGCGCCAAGCCGATGGGCGTGGCGACCTATACCGTCTCGACCGCGCTCCCCGCGCCGCTGGAGGACGCCCTGCCGACGCTCGATGACCTGTCACGCCAGCTCCCAGCCGCGATGCGCCTGGTGCATCTGCGGATCGAGATCGAAAAGGAACTGCGCCGCATCCTCGGCGGCGGCGCACGACCGCTGTCGATCGTCGCGATGCTGAACGAGATCGGAGACGCCGACCTGCCTACCGAAGACCGGCGCGCGATTTCCGAAGCTCTGGGATCGATGAACCGCGCCGCCCATGGCGTCGACATTGATGAGGCTCAGGTCGAAGACGCCCAGGCGTCGGCCGAGGCCTTCCTAACCCGGATCCGCAAGCTGTCTTCGCGCGGCTAG
- the rlxS gene encoding relaxase/mobilization nuclease RlxS (I built this because a sul1 chimera in AMR looks like the C-terminus.), translating to MVHDDDFEPRLGRLRALGSTKAKTYLSRVLRSAMLASAGRFGKAPRQVKFTGARIGKGAGVGRVLAARDNLSAYRSRRVIVKFSIPRLTGKGIAAARAHMRYVQRDGVTREGLPGTLYGPDTDQADGRAFVDRAEAGDDARQFRFIVSPEDGAEYEDLKSLTRRLMARMEADLDSKLDWVAVDHHNTGHPHTHIIVRGRNDQGEDLVIAKEYLTHGLRERAAELVFLDLGPRSDLEIEDRLRREVGQERLTSLDRGLLRDVAEDGLVSPRHVDPRLYSLRAGRLQTLARLGLAQEGEPTRWRLADGLEDTLRRMGERGDIQKTLYRALREGGVERAQIDQVVYEASATGARPLIGRLVARGLSDELKDRHYLVVDGVDGRAHYVEIGRSLATEPIPLGAVVRIEPRAAQARAVDHTVAQIAQAHDGRYSVDLHLSADPTASAGFAQAHVRRLEALRRGRAAVQRQDDGTWIIGADHVEQAAAYERRQAETAPVVVTTLSGQPIEQQVGAAGVTWLDRELVSDAPEPLRDAGFGAEARRALALRRQWLIDQGLARQEQDQFIYRARLLTQLQRRDLIAAAEGLARETGLAFSEARPGQRVEGVLRRRVDLASGRFAVIERSRDFTLVPWKPVLEGQEGRPVSGVLRGEGINWTLGRGRSGPSVS from the coding sequence ATGGTGCATGACGACGACTTCGAGCCGCGCCTGGGCCGGCTCCGGGCCTTGGGATCGACCAAGGCGAAGACCTACCTTTCGCGGGTGTTGCGTTCGGCCATGCTGGCCAGCGCCGGCCGGTTCGGCAAGGCGCCGCGCCAGGTCAAGTTCACCGGCGCGCGGATCGGCAAGGGCGCGGGCGTGGGCCGCGTCCTGGCGGCGCGCGACAACCTGTCGGCCTACCGCTCGCGCCGGGTGATCGTGAAGTTCTCGATCCCCAGGCTGACGGGCAAGGGCATCGCCGCGGCCCGCGCCCACATGCGCTATGTCCAGCGTGACGGCGTCACCCGCGAAGGTCTGCCCGGAACGCTCTATGGACCCGACACCGATCAAGCAGACGGTCGGGCCTTTGTCGACCGCGCCGAAGCCGGCGACGACGCCCGGCAATTTCGGTTCATCGTTTCGCCCGAGGACGGCGCCGAGTACGAGGATCTGAAGTCCCTGACCCGGCGACTGATGGCGCGCATGGAGGCGGACCTCGACTCCAAGCTGGACTGGGTGGCGGTCGATCACCACAACACCGGCCATCCTCACACCCACATCATCGTGCGCGGTCGCAACGACCAGGGCGAGGATCTGGTCATCGCCAAGGAATACCTCACCCACGGCCTGCGCGAGCGCGCCGCCGAACTGGTGTTCCTGGACCTTGGCCCCCGCAGCGACCTGGAGATCGAGGACCGGCTCCGGCGCGAGGTCGGCCAGGAGCGCCTGACGAGTCTGGACCGAGGTCTGCTGCGCGATGTCGCCGAGGACGGTCTGGTCTCTCCCCGCCATGTCGATCCGAGGCTCTACAGCCTGCGAGCCGGACGTCTGCAGACCCTGGCGCGTCTGGGCCTGGCCCAGGAGGGCGAGCCGACCCGCTGGCGCCTGGCCGATGGGCTGGAGGACACGCTCCGGCGCATGGGCGAGCGCGGCGACATCCAGAAGACTCTCTATCGAGCCTTGAGGGAAGGTGGCGTGGAGCGCGCCCAGATCGACCAGGTGGTTTATGAGGCCAGCGCTACGGGCGCGCGACCGCTGATCGGCCGGCTGGTGGCGCGTGGCCTCTCCGACGAGCTGAAGGACCGCCACTATCTCGTTGTCGACGGCGTGGATGGCCGCGCTCACTATGTGGAGATCGGGCGCAGCCTGGCGACCGAGCCGATTCCCCTCGGCGCCGTTGTTCGGATCGAGCCGCGAGCGGCGCAGGCGCGCGCTGTCGATCACACGGTGGCGCAGATCGCGCAGGCCCATGACGGGCGCTACAGCGTCGACCTGCATTTGAGCGCCGACCCCACCGCCTCGGCTGGGTTCGCGCAAGCCCATGTCCGGAGGCTGGAGGCGCTTCGGCGCGGGCGGGCGGCGGTCCAACGCCAGGACGATGGGACCTGGATCATTGGCGCCGATCACGTCGAGCAGGCGGCCGCCTACGAAAGGAGGCAGGCCGAAACCGCCCCAGTCGTGGTCACGACCCTCAGCGGTCAACCGATCGAGCAGCAGGTGGGCGCGGCCGGCGTCACCTGGCTGGACCGCGAACTCGTCAGTGACGCGCCCGAACCCCTGCGCGACGCGGGTTTCGGGGCCGAGGCGCGCCGTGCTCTGGCGCTGCGCCGCCAGTGGCTGATCGACCAAGGCCTGGCCCGACAGGAGCAGGACCAGTTCATCTACCGCGCGAGGCTTCTGACCCAGCTCCAGCGGCGCGACCTGATCGCCGCCGCCGAGGGCCTGGCGCGCGAGACGGGGTTGGCGTTTTCCGAGGCGCGGCCCGGTCAGCGGGTTGAGGGCGTCCTGCGCCGCCGCGTGGATCTGGCCAGCGGACGGTTCGCCGTGATCGAGCGCAGTCGGGATTTCACGCTGGTTCCGTGGAAGCCGGTGCTTGAGGGACAGGAGGGGCGACCCGTGTCGGGGGTGCTGCGCGGGGAGGGGATCAACTGGACGCTCGGGCGCGGGCGCTCTGGCCCTTCGGTGTCGTGA
- a CDS encoding lytic transglycosylase domain-containing protein produces the protein MAAVTAPPPVPASVSEAPASPSVRIAQWRPWILEASRRFDVPQAWIEAVIAAESGGRTHLHGRPITSRAGAMGLMQLMPETYLDLARTHGLGLDPYEPRDNILAGTAYLSAMRARFGYPGLFGAYNAGPARFEAHLRTGAPLPAETQAYFAALARTPGSTNLPPAVLSGTLLFFRLNPTEAEGVPSAAAAPPGGLFAPVGTKAEMGDEGR, from the coding sequence ATGGCTGCGGTGACCGCCCCGCCGCCCGTGCCCGCCAGCGTCTCGGAGGCACCGGCGAGCCCGTCCGTCCGCATCGCCCAATGGCGGCCGTGGATCCTCGAAGCGTCTCGCCGTTTCGATGTCCCGCAGGCTTGGATAGAGGCGGTGATCGCCGCCGAAAGCGGGGGGAGGACCCATTTGCACGGCAGGCCGATCACCTCGCGCGCCGGAGCGATGGGGCTCATGCAGCTGATGCCGGAGACCTACCTGGACCTCGCCAGGACCCATGGTCTTGGCCTGGATCCCTACGAACCGCGCGACAATATCCTGGCGGGAACGGCCTATCTATCGGCCATGCGCGCCCGGTTCGGATACCCCGGTCTGTTCGGCGCCTACAACGCTGGACCGGCCCGGTTCGAGGCGCATCTACGGACCGGCGCGCCGCTTCCGGCGGAGACCCAGGCCTATTTCGCCGCCCTGGCTCGAACGCCTGGATCGACCAACCTGCCGCCCGCCGTTCTGTCTGGGACGCTGCTGTTCTTCCGGCTGAATCCCACAGAGGCCGAGGGGGTCCCCAGCGCGGCGGCCGCGCCTCCGGGCGGGCTGTTCGCGCCGGTCGGGACCAAGGCGGAGATGGGCGATGAGGGCAGGTGA
- a CDS encoding S26 family signal peptidase, whose translation MFSRVLTPRGQGLAAAIGLALAGLAAPLMLDPVPRLVWNASASAPIGLWRIIPGAAISVGDSVLVEPPPEARRLAAQRHYLPANVPMIKTIAAVSGDTVCAQGEVVTVNERRVAVRRLADRRGRKLPWWRGCLRLSPGQVMLLNSAPDSFDSRYFGPVGKGAIIGKATPLWLR comes from the coding sequence ATGTTTAGTCGCGTGCTCACCCCACGCGGCCAGGGCCTGGCCGCCGCGATCGGGCTCGCCCTGGCCGGGCTCGCCGCGCCGCTGATGCTCGATCCGGTCCCGCGCTTGGTCTGGAACGCCAGCGCCAGCGCGCCCATCGGCCTGTGGCGGATCATCCCCGGCGCGGCGATCTCCGTGGGCGACAGCGTCCTGGTCGAGCCGCCGCCCGAGGCGCGCCGCCTCGCCGCGCAGCGCCATTACCTCCCGGCCAACGTGCCGATGATCAAGACCATCGCCGCTGTCTCGGGCGACACGGTTTGTGCCCAGGGCGAGGTCGTCACCGTCAACGAACGGCGCGTCGCCGTGCGGCGCCTCGCCGATCGCCGGGGCCGAAAACTGCCCTGGTGGCGGGGTTGCCTGCGCCTCTCGCCCGGCCAGGTGATGCTGCTCAATAGCGCTCCGGACTCCTTCGACAGCCGCTATTTCGGGCCGGTCGGGAAGGGCGCGATCATCGGAAAGGCGACCCCGCTATGGCTGCGGTGA
- a CDS encoding helix-turn-helix domain-containing protein has protein sequence MMEQDDANLRAARARKGSPFLNTAQAAHYLGLAQRTLEDMRGHGAGPVSRRHGRFIRYHIDDLDAWSRGERSAQDQDHRTPPEPRHV, from the coding sequence ATGATGGAACAAGACGACGCGAACCTGCGGGCCGCGCGCGCCCGCAAGGGCAGCCCTTTCCTCAACACCGCCCAGGCCGCCCACTATCTGGGGCTGGCCCAGCGGACCCTCGAAGACATGCGCGGGCACGGCGCGGGGCCGGTCAGCCGCCGCCACGGACGCTTCATCCGGTATCACATCGATGACCTGGACGCTTGGTCCCGGGGCGAACGATCGGCTCAGGATCAAGACCACCGGACGCCCCCGGAGCCGCGCCATGTTTAG
- a CDS encoding DUF736 family protein yields MTAVLGFVTRTETGAFKGHLRTLNIRADIDVVPVRDKTSAAYPDYRVTCAGVEVGAGWNNINQTTHQPYVGLSLCHPDIGPRTYKVNLGRAAGQDDDDVFALIWNAED; encoded by the coding sequence ATGACCGCAGTTCTCGGCTTCGTCACCCGCACGGAAACCGGCGCCTTCAAGGGCCACCTGCGCACCCTCAACATCCGCGCCGACATCGACGTCGTGCCCGTCCGGGACAAGACCTCGGCCGCCTATCCCGACTACCGCGTCACCTGCGCCGGGGTCGAGGTCGGCGCCGGCTGGAACAATATCAACCAGACCACCCACCAGCCCTATGTCGGCCTGAGCCTGTGCCACCCCGACATCGGGCCACGCACCTACAAGGTCAATCTGGGCCGCGCCGCCGGCCAGGACGACGACGACGTCTTCGCCCTGATCTGGAACGCCGAAGACTGA
- a CDS encoding ParB N-terminal domain-containing protein yields the protein MRLGFADPRNMTISRLNMHYGRPKPDVSDIRPSIGQRGVLFPMLVLERFADGVIVPGHFEVVAGARRLTAAQEEIAAGVEIDPVPICILDPGDDAAAIEASLIENLQRLPPDEVSTWETFAKLIKEGRTPQEIAVTFDMTEAVVNRTLALGNLLPRLRKLYRAEKINSGAIRLLTLATKTQQKDWLAIYDDPDQPTPLGQGLKNWLFGGASIPTQHALFSLDDYPGAIIADLFGEDSYFTDPGLFWTHQNAALAAKREALLAEGWAAVEVLETGRSFDSWKHERVSKAKGGKVYVSVSHRGEVTLHEGFLAAKEAKRAQAAAAKAARAEGGEGAPSTDRAEVTSTQQTYIDLHRHSAVRAVLTDHPGVALRLLVAHAVAGSPLWRVAPDARRAGSDAVAQSAEASPAEARFLAKRKAACVLLGADPEHDLVGQRREGGAAGVFAKLLSLPDADVLAVAAVVIGETVAAGSAEVETAGTFLKVDVGAVWTPDEAFFELMRDREAVNAMLKEVGGKKVADGNLTEKVKTQKAILRDFLDGTNDRPKAARWTPKWLTFPAGAYTRRPFATAQRSKAVAPLLRGVRLPTPADVPTPAVALTANPNPAILAAE from the coding sequence ATGAGACTTGGTTTTGCCGATCCCCGCAACATGACGATTTCGCGGCTGAACATGCACTATGGAAGGCCCAAGCCCGATGTCTCCGACATCCGGCCTTCCATCGGCCAGCGTGGGGTGTTGTTCCCCATGCTCGTCCTGGAAAGGTTCGCCGACGGCGTCATCGTCCCCGGTCATTTCGAGGTCGTGGCCGGGGCGCGCCGCCTGACGGCGGCCCAGGAAGAGATCGCCGCCGGGGTCGAAATCGACCCCGTGCCGATTTGCATCCTCGATCCCGGCGACGACGCGGCCGCCATCGAGGCCTCGCTGATCGAGAACCTCCAGCGCCTGCCTCCCGACGAGGTCTCGACCTGGGAGACCTTCGCCAAGCTGATCAAGGAAGGACGCACGCCCCAGGAAATCGCCGTCACCTTCGACATGACCGAGGCCGTGGTGAACCGGACCCTGGCCCTGGGCAATCTCCTGCCGCGCCTTCGCAAGCTCTATCGGGCCGAGAAGATCAATAGTGGCGCGATCCGCCTGTTGACCCTGGCCACCAAGACCCAGCAAAAGGACTGGCTGGCGATCTACGACGACCCCGATCAGCCCACTCCGCTGGGGCAGGGCCTCAAGAATTGGCTGTTTGGCGGCGCTTCGATCCCGACCCAGCACGCCCTGTTCAGCCTGGACGACTATCCCGGCGCGATCATCGCCGACCTCTTCGGCGAGGACAGCTATTTTACCGATCCGGGCCTGTTCTGGACCCACCAGAACGCGGCCCTGGCGGCCAAGCGCGAGGCCTTGCTCGCCGAGGGCTGGGCCGCCGTGGAGGTGCTGGAGACCGGACGCTCGTTCGACAGCTGGAAGCATGAGCGCGTCAGCAAGGCCAAGGGCGGCAAGGTTTATGTGTCGGTCAGCCATCGCGGCGAGGTCACCCTTCATGAAGGGTTCCTGGCCGCCAAGGAGGCCAAACGCGCCCAGGCCGCCGCCGCCAAGGCGGCGCGCGCCGAGGGCGGCGAGGGCGCGCCCTCGACGGATCGCGCCGAGGTCACCAGCACCCAACAGACCTATATCGACCTGCACCGCCATTCGGCCGTGCGGGCGGTGCTGACGGACCATCCCGGCGTGGCCTTGCGGCTCCTGGTCGCCCACGCCGTGGCCGGAAGTCCCCTATGGCGGGTCGCCCCCGACGCGCGCCGCGCGGGGTCCGATGCGGTGGCCCAGAGCGCGGAGGCCAGTCCCGCCGAGGCGCGCTTTCTGGCCAAGCGTAAGGCCGCCTGCGTTCTGTTGGGCGCCGACCCCGAGCACGATCTGGTCGGCCAGCGGCGGGAGGGCGGCGCGGCGGGCGTCTTCGCCAAGCTGCTGTCCTTGCCCGACGCCGACGTCTTGGCGGTCGCCGCCGTGGTCATCGGCGAAACGGTGGCCGCCGGGAGCGCCGAGGTCGAGACGGCGGGGACCTTCCTGAAGGTGGATGTCGGCGCGGTCTGGACGCCCGATGAGGCCTTCTTCGAGTTGATGCGCGACCGCGAAGCGGTCAACGCGATGCTCAAGGAGGTCGGTGGCAAGAAGGTCGCGGACGGCAATCTGACCGAAAAGGTCAAGACCCAGAAGGCCATCCTGCGCGACTTCCTGGACGGGACCAACGACCGGCCAAAGGCTGCCCGCTGGACCCCCAAATGGCTGACCTTCCCGGCCGGAGCCTACACCCGCAGGCCGTTCGCCACCGCCCAGCGGAGCAAGGCGGTCGCGCCCCTGCTGCGCGGGGTGCGCCTTCCGACCCCGGCCGATGTCCCGACCCCGGCCGTGGCCCTGACCGCCAACCCTAACCCGGCCATCCTCGCGGCCGAATAG
- a CDS encoding DUF2958 domain-containing protein, translating to MILVPPTLRALLLINGAVDVETDHVPVVKFFNPLGPGRWLVTEMDEDGDTLFGLADLGEPELGSFSLAEIEAVRLPFGLTIERDLNFSTGLPLSVWTAAARRTGSIAAAETLLRVIARREGGAS from the coding sequence ATGATCCTCGTTCCCCCAACTCTGCGCGCGCTGCTGCTGATCAACGGCGCGGTTGACGTGGAAACCGACCACGTCCCGGTGGTCAAGTTCTTCAATCCTCTGGGGCCGGGCCGCTGGCTGGTCACCGAGATGGACGAGGACGGCGACACCCTGTTCGGGCTCGCCGACCTGGGCGAGCCGGAACTTGGGTCGTTCAGCCTCGCCGAGATCGAGGCCGTGCGCCTGCCGTTCGGCCTGACCATCGAGCGCGACCTCAATTTCAGCACCGGCCTGCCGTTGTCGGTCTGGACCGCCGCCGCCCGGCGCACCGGGTCCATCGCCGCCGCCGAGACCTTGCTGAGAGTCATCGCCCGTCGCGAAGGGGGTGCGTCATGA